The following proteins are encoded in a genomic region of Bacillota bacterium:
- a CDS encoding APC family permease, whose translation MINVKDILLGKPLKNSDIKHEKLSKLWGLPIMASDAVSSVAYAGEEILLVLVPAIGMNAFGVAPLVTLPIILLLLILIFSYSQIIDHYPSGGGAYNVSKENLGKYPSLLAASSLVVDYIMTVAVSISSATAAITSAFPSLLKHTVPIALFFLALITLGNLRGIRESSKIFGMPTYIFIFSMAIMIVTGLIGLATGALHPIIYPESVTKSLTNSMTGLSLVLLLHAFASGCTALTGVEAVSNAIPNFKEPSQKNAKNILYMLGGVIIFIFGGTTILEVQLHVVHVEGVTVVSQIAQAVFGDSAFYFMYYIIQIFTALILILAANTAYNGLPLLLYILARDNYVPRQFAHRGTKLSFSNGIMFIFIIASLLMIQFRADTHRLIPLYTIGVFISFTLSQYGMVKRWLRTKENGWQHKMWINAFGALMTFIGTCVVVSIKFKAGAWMVIIAIPIIMAMMIYVNNHYSQIAKELELKDFNPYYKNTGKKTSQCIVLVQTINKSLLKSLNYANTISDNITALHVCRHPEHAEELRKQWDSLNIPVKLEIVLTQYQDIIKPFNEYIKNREANLGHGENLSVIIIKFVTDHWYDSIMHNQTTYFLEKILSKHKNVSSIIMPFHYNPGKMKSMS comes from the coding sequence CGGAATGAATGCATTCGGCGTTGCCCCTCTTGTAACATTACCTATTATATTGCTTCTGCTTATATTGATCTTCTCATATTCGCAGATCATTGACCACTATCCTAGTGGCGGGGGTGCGTACAATGTATCTAAAGAGAATCTAGGGAAATATCCATCTCTTCTTGCCGCATCGTCTCTTGTCGTGGATTATATTATGACTGTTGCAGTAAGCATATCATCCGCAACAGCGGCAATTACATCAGCATTTCCAAGTTTACTTAAACACACTGTACCTATTGCTTTATTTTTTCTAGCTTTAATAACGCTTGGAAACCTTCGCGGCATTCGTGAATCATCAAAGATATTTGGAATGCCAACATATATCTTTATTTTTTCAATGGCAATAATGATCGTAACTGGATTAATCGGGCTTGCAACTGGTGCGCTTCATCCGATTATTTACCCCGAATCTGTTACGAAAAGCCTTACTAACTCGATGACCGGGTTATCTCTAGTCTTATTGCTGCATGCATTTGCCTCAGGATGTACAGCTTTAACAGGTGTTGAAGCTGTGTCCAATGCTATACCTAATTTTAAGGAACCGTCACAAAAAAATGCAAAAAATATATTATACATGCTGGGCGGCGTCATCATCTTCATTTTTGGCGGTACAACAATACTAGAAGTTCAGCTTCACGTAGTTCATGTAGAAGGAGTAACAGTAGTTTCCCAAATTGCGCAAGCCGTTTTCGGTGACAGTGCTTTCTACTTTATGTATTACATAATTCAAATATTTACAGCTCTCATACTTATTCTTGCCGCCAATACTGCCTATAACGGGCTGCCGCTTTTACTTTATATTCTTGCCCGCGACAATTACGTACCGAGGCAATTTGCGCACAGAGGAACTAAGCTTAGCTTTTCCAACGGTATAATGTTTATTTTCATTATTGCATCGCTTTTAATGATACAGTTCAGGGCTGATACTCATCGTTTGATTCCACTGTATACAATCGGGGTATTTATATCTTTTACACTCAGTCAGTATGGAATGGTGAAACGTTGGCTGCGTACAAAAGAGAATGGCTGGCAGCATAAAATGTGGATAAATGCTTTTGGTGCCTTGATGACATTTATAGGCACATGTGTGGTTGTTTCCATTAAATTCAAAGCAGGGGCATGGATGGTGATAATAGCCATACCGATTATCATGGCAATGATGATATACGTAAACAATCACTATTCACAAATAGCAAAAGAACTTGAGCTAAAAGACTTCAATCCTTATTATAAAAATACTGGCAAAAAAACAAGCCAGTGCATAGTGCTTGTTCAAACAATAAACAAATCGCTTCTAAAATCTTTGAATTATGCAAATACCATTTCTGATAACATTACAGCATTACACGTATGCCGCCATCCAGAACACGCAGAAGAGCTTCGTAAACAGTGGGACAGCCTTAATATTCCTGTTAAGCTTGAAATTGTACTCACTCAGTATCAGGATATAATCAAACCTTTTAATGAGTATATCAAAAATCGCGAAGCAAATTTAGGACACGGTGAAAACTTATCAGTAATTATTATTAAATTCGTAACTGATCACTGGTATGACTCTATTATGCACAACCAGACAACATACTTCCTTGAAAAGATCTTATCAAAACACAAAAATGTATCATCAATAATTATGCCATTCCATTATAATCCCGGTAAAATGAAAAGTATGTCTTAG
- a CDS encoding inorganic phosphate transporter, which translates to MHQYLQYFLLLSGLFLGWSLGTNDAGSVFGAAVSTRVIRYKTAVILISVFVIVGACTSGYRNITKVSGFANANGVNAGIKAFLVLLAAGLTVTAMSYLKIPISANQCIVGSIFGWGISCRSVDMMKTGEFLLAWVVSPVIAAAFCFLLTYVVTHLFERQLHKLFVYDAVIKIGYLAAGIFASYTMGANNVANVTGLFVGPNNLLPSSLAAAAIGSGAIALGVLTYSKKVMTAIGSSVTRLTDLSGLMVVLSSAAAIFTCNHFFGLPVPTANATVGAMVGAGLVKGAKNVNFKVFKNILTAWVVSPTAAGLLTFLMGITYKAIEK; encoded by the coding sequence ATGCATCAATACCTACAATATTTTCTTCTTTTGTCCGGCCTGTTTTTGGGCTGGTCACTTGGCACTAATGACGCGGGAAGCGTTTTTGGGGCAGCAGTTTCAACCCGAGTAATAAGATATAAAACCGCTGTCATTCTAATTTCAGTTTTTGTAATTGTTGGGGCCTGCACCTCTGGGTATCGTAATATAACAAAAGTAAGCGGATTTGCAAATGCAAACGGCGTTAACGCGGGAATTAAGGCGTTTCTTGTTTTGCTTGCAGCGGGCCTGACAGTAACTGCAATGTCATATCTAAAGATACCTATATCGGCAAATCAGTGTATTGTAGGCTCAATTTTTGGCTGGGGCATTTCGTGCAGAAGTGTTGATATGATGAAAACTGGGGAATTTCTTTTAGCATGGGTTGTAAGCCCGGTTATTGCAGCAGCTTTTTGTTTTTTACTTACCTATGTAGTTACTCACTTATTTGAAAGACAGCTTCATAAGCTATTTGTTTATGATGCAGTAATTAAAATCGGGTATCTGGCGGCGGGGATATTTGCCTCATATACGATGGGTGCGAATAACGTCGCGAATGTCACAGGCTTATTTGTTGGACCAAATAATCTGCTTCCAAGCTCACTTGCCGCCGCGGCGATAGGGAGCGGGGCAATAGCTTTAGGTGTTTTAACGTATAGTAAAAAGGTAATGACGGCAATTGGGTCAAGCGTAACGAGATTGACAGACTTATCAGGTCTTATGGTTGTGCTCTCATCCGCCGCAGCGATATTTACCTGTAACCACTTTTTCGGACTTCCTGTGCCGACTGCAAATGCTACGGTCGGAGCTATGGTCGGAGCGGGACTTGTAAAGGGGGCAAAAAACGTTAACTTCAAAGTTTTTAAAAATATTCTAACAGCGTGGGTTGTGTCGCCTACGGCGGCGGGGCTTTTGACGTTTCTGATGGGAATTACTTATAAGGCAATAGAAAAATAA
- a CDS encoding inorganic phosphate transporter, with the protein MQHYLQYFLLLSGLFLGWSLGTNDAGNALGAAVGTRVIKYRTATIIVAVFVIIGACTSGYRNITKVSSFANTNGVNLGIKSFLVLLAAGITVTTMSFLKIPVSTNQCVTGAIVGWGASCGSVDMKKTSDFLIAWAINPFIAIAICFVLTFIVTRYLEKRLHKFIIYDTAIKVGYWAVGIFASYTLGANNVANPTGMFVGPDNLLPSKLVAAALGSIAIAIGALTFSRRVMTSIGTSVTELTELTGLLVVLSSALAIFTSNRLMGVPVPTAHATIGAMIGAGLVKGVKHVNFKGVKNILTAWLVSPTAAGLLTFLMGITYKAIVK; encoded by the coding sequence ATGCAACACTATCTACAATATTTTCTTCTTTTGTCTGGCCTTTTCTTAGGCTGGTCTCTTGGAACAAACGATGCTGGAAATGCTTTAGGAGCTGCAGTCGGAACAAGGGTTATAAAATACAGAACAGCAACGATCATTGTTGCGGTATTTGTTATCATTGGTGCCTGCACCTCCGGCTACCGAAATATTACTAAAGTCAGCAGTTTTGCGAATACAAACGGCGTCAATTTAGGGATAAAATCATTCCTTGTGCTTCTTGCGGCTGGTATAACGGTAACTACAATGTCATTTTTGAAGATTCCGGTTTCGACAAACCAGTGCGTTACCGGTGCTATTGTTGGCTGGGGTGCTTCATGCGGCAGCGTTGATATGAAAAAAACCAGCGACTTTTTAATAGCCTGGGCAATAAACCCGTTTATTGCTATTGCAATATGCTTTGTACTGACATTTATAGTTACAAGATATCTTGAAAAAAGATTACATAAATTCATTATATATGATACCGCAATCAAAGTTGGTTACTGGGCCGTAGGTATTTTTGCATCATACACATTGGGTGCAAACAATGTTGCAAATCCTACAGGAATGTTTGTGGGACCTGATAATCTTCTTCCAAGCAAACTTGTTGCCGCGGCACTCGGAAGTATAGCAATTGCAATTGGTGCGTTGACCTTCAGCAGAAGGGTAATGACATCAATCGGAACGAGTGTCACAGAACTTACTGAACTTACAGGACTTTTGGTCGTCTTATCCTCAGCACTTGCAATATTTACATCAAATAGGCTAATGGGCGTTCCGGTTCCTACCGCTCATGCGACAATAGGTGCAATGATCGGAGCTGGGTTAGTAAAGGGCGTGAAGCACGTTAACTTTAAAGGTGTAAAAAATATTTTGACGGCTTGGCTGGTGTCGCCTACGGCGGCGGGGCTATTGACTTTCTTGATGGGTATAACCTATAAGGCAATAGTCAAATGA
- a CDS encoding TIGR00153 family protein, with protein MNRISVKAKEVFMFKKGKKVIDLIDRHYNLVLGCFNSFVSFTESFFSSGASEKTMELCNSVDMLEREADAARRGIVDSFLDGAMLSQTRREVLQIVEAVDKVANKCQGIAWHLIYEKVEFPDEIKPSISEILSITKEQLDKLTTALNTLFDDDDSLVGDSDVLHEIKKLESNVDEFEIRAIKTIFKSDRQLALKNHLKEFISRIADISDIIEDISDEIQVIVVFRKV; from the coding sequence TTGAACCGTATAAGTGTAAAAGCAAAGGAGGTTTTTATGTTTAAAAAAGGCAAAAAGGTTATAGATTTGATTGACCGGCATTACAACCTTGTACTCGGATGCTTTAACAGTTTTGTTTCGTTTACTGAAAGCTTTTTTTCAAGCGGCGCCAGCGAGAAAACCATGGAATTGTGCAACAGCGTTGATATGCTTGAAAGAGAAGCGGATGCAGCCAGGCGCGGAATCGTTGACAGCTTTTTGGACGGTGCTATGCTGTCACAAACCAGGCGTGAAGTTTTGCAAATTGTTGAGGCTGTCGATAAGGTAGCTAATAAGTGTCAGGGAATTGCATGGCACTTGATTTATGAGAAAGTTGAATTTCCGGATGAAATCAAGCCTTCTATTTCTGAAATTTTAAGTATCACTAAAGAACAGCTTGATAAACTTACAACAGCATTAAATACATTATTTGATGATGATGATTCTCTTGTCGGAGACAGTGACGTATTACATGAAATAAAAAAGCTTGAAAGTAATGTCGACGAATTTGAGATTCGCGCAATAAAAACTATTTTTAAATCAGACAGACAGCTTGCGTTAAAAAATCATCTTAAAGAGTTCATATCGAGAATTGCAGACATATCAGATATCATTGAAGACATCTCAGATGAAATACAGGTAATAGTTGTATTCAGGAAGGTATAA